The sequence CAACAAACCCGTCGATGCGACGTCGACCGGCGCCATTGCCAATGGCCGCGCCGCCGCGCCGTTCGGCGACGCAGGCGACCAGAACAACTAATATTACCTCCCAAGCCTGACGCGAATCGAATGACCCGGTCCCCGAGTGGAGCCGGGTCGTTTCGCGTTCGCCGAAATCATCGGACGTGAATGGCGATGAACCGCGCCGTGCACCTTAGAAGCCGATTGATGAGGCCATCCGCAGCGTGCGGCTTTTGCTGTGGTGCTGTGCCAGGCGTTCCTATCTCGGCTCCTGATGATACTTGACGATTAAAGTCAGCAATTATATGCCCCCTCGCTAAAATGGAGGTGGCCTTGAGTGCTGGCGAGTTTTCAATATCCACGTTGTTTGCCGCGAACCTGACCGTTCACGGCGACAGGCCAGCGCTTCTGATGCCCGGCGGGAGGATCGTAAGCTATCGGGAATTGGCGGAGCGCGTCGACCGGCAGGCGTCGCAGTGGCGCGGCAGGCGCGGGCTGGCAATGATCGAAGCCGATCTCTCGGAACATGCTGTCGTCGCCTATCTCGCCGCGCTGAAAGCCGGGCATGCCGTGGCCATGCAGAGCCTGAACTCCATGGATGCGGACCGGCAGATCCTGAAGCCGGAATTTTGCTATAGCCGTTTCGACGGGCGCTGGCGGCTGGAACGGCTGGAGGGAGCCACGGAAGCGCTTCATCCCGATCTTGCCGTCCTGCTCTCGACATCCGGTAGCACTGGCCATGGCAAATGCGTCCGGTTATCTGCGGCAAACATCCAGTCCAATGCACAGGCGATCGCCGCATATCTCGGCCTCACTGCCTCGGATCGAAGCTGCCTCGTTCTGCCGATCCATTATTCCTACGGCTTGTCGGTGTTGAATGCCCATCTCGCTGTCGGCGCAAGCGTCTATGTCCCAGGCGGTTCGATCCTCGACGAGGCCTTCCTCGATGGACTGGCCAAGAGCGGCAGCACCAATCTTTCCGGCGTTCCCTATTCCTACGACCTGTTAGAAAAGGTCGGTTTCCGCGAACGGGATTTCCCGGACTTGCGCTTCATGACGGTGGCAGGCGGACGTCCGGCACCGGAAATGATTCGCCGCTACAACGAACATCTGGCGCGGCGCGGGGCGCTCTTCTTTGCAATGTATGGCCAGACCGAAGCGACGGCGCGGATCGCCTATGTGCCGCCGGATCGGCTGGCGGGCAGGGAGGACCGGATCGGTATCGCGATATCCGGGGGAAGCCTCACGATTGAGGACGACCAGGGACGGCTGATTGCGGCTGCCGAGACGCCCGGAGAACTCGTCTATCGCGGCCCGAATGTGATGATGGGCTATGCCGGTTCGCGCGCCGATCTGGCGCGCGGCGCGGAGCTCGCGGAATTGCGAACCGGCGATCTGGCTGTAAGGGATGCTGAAGGGTTCTTCCGCATCGTCGGACGAACGAAGCGCATATCGAAAATTGCCGGCCTGCGAATCGGCCATGACAGTCTGGAGGCAGCCCTTGAGCGTCGCGGCATTGCCGCCGCCGTCATCGGCGACGATGCCTGCATTCATGCTTTCTATGCCGCGACGCCCGGTTCCGGTAGACCAAGTCCCGAGGAAGTCCGCAGGATCCTTGTTGCGGCCAGCGGCTTGACCCTCATGCAGATAAAGGTGTCGTGTGTCGATGAACTGCCGCGGCTGCCTTCCGGCAAGGTCGACTACCGGCGCCTCCAGGACCAAGCGGAGGAGCGCGTCCGCACCGACCATGGCGACGGCATAGCATCGCTTTTCGATCAGCTCTTCTATCCGAAGAAAGTTCAACCGGGCGACAGCTTCCTTTCGCTCGGCGGCGACTCGCTTCGTTTCGTCCAGCTTTCGGTAGGGTTGGAAAAAGTCCTGGGTGAGGTGCCCGAGGCCTGGGAAAAAATGACGGTGGCGACACTGGCGACCCTGCAGAAGCGGGAGACGAAGGGGCGGCAGATCGGTTCCGATCTCATGATCCGGGCACTGGCGATCCTGCTCGTCGTCCTGCACCATGAAACGCTGTGGCCTATCCCCGGCGGATCAGCGGCGATGGTTATCCTTGCGGGCTTCGGCCTCGCACGTTTTCAGGTTCGCGCACTGCTCTCGGGGGCGGTGCTGCAGATCCTGCGGCCGCTCGGGCAGATACTCGTTCCTTATTATCTGATCGTAGCAGGCTATGCGCTTGGCTGGGGCCAGGTACCTTGGGCCTCGGTCTTCCTCGTCGGCAATTTCGGTTTCGCCGATCCGGAACGCCACGACATGGTGCCTTATCTCTATTGGTTCATCGAAGCCTATTGCCAGATGCTGGTCGTGTTTGCCGCCGTCTTCGCCGTGCCTTTTGTCCGGCGCGCTGGCCAGGCCAAGCCCTTTGCCGTGGGCATGATGCTGTTTGCGGCGGCACTTGCTGCGCGGCTGGCGCTGCCTCTGTTCGTGGACATCGGCAATCGCCAGATATTCGCGCTGCCCTGGGTTTTCTATTTGGCGGTTCTGGGCTGGTGCGCCGCCGTTGCCGAAACCACGTTTCAGCGCGTCATGCTGATGTTGGCCGGGACGGGCGCCTTCCTGTTCTTCGGCCTCTATGAAGGCGTGTGGATCGGCACGAAGATCAAGTATCTGCTGCAGATCGTGGTGTTGGCGACCTTGCTTTTCCTGCCGCGCATTCGGGTCCCGAAATGGGCCATCCGGATGATCTTGCCTCTCTCTGCCGCCGGCTTTCACATCTATCTGCTGCACCGTTTCGTGCCGGAGCTTCTGCTGCTGCCGATGCGGCCACTGTTATCGCCGACCGTCTACTCCTCTTGCGCTCTCGTCGGTGGAGTGGGACTTGGCCTGGTGATATGGACGGCTCACCAGCGTCTTCTCCAGTTGCTGGCACGCTCCGAAGGACGCCGGCGTCCACTCGACGCGCTGCGCCAGTTGGCCGGCCGGCTTCGCTTCGGGCGCGACGGTTTCTTACTGCCTCAGCCCGAAATGGCCGTCGCCGATCAGCAAAACTGAGAGGCGCGGCCGCATTGGATCATGTCGCCGCGCTAATCCGCCCACCTGGTGCCATCTGTCCGCAGGAAGAAAACCAGATCGAGTGTCAATGACGGGCCGCCAAGCGCGGTCAAGATCGCGTGCGCCTGGCCGCGGTGATGGGTCTGATGATTGAAGAAATGCGCAAGCGTCGGTCCGAGCCTTTGGGTGATATCGACCGGCGTCGTGAGCGGCGTATAGGTGAAGCGTGTTGCAAGCCGTGCCTCGTCAAGGCTGTCGACCCAGGCGATGATGCGCTCGTCTTCCGCCACTCGCGCCGCCGTCAGAGCGTCGAGGTCCTCATGCAGGATTGCATCAAGTGCCGTCGGCGCATCCCCTTGCTTGGTGAAGCGCTTCATCCAAACCCGGTCGGCAACGAGAATATGGTTGAGCGTCCGATGCAGCGAGCCGAAGAAGGCGCCCTTGTCTTCGCGGAACTCGGCGTCCGAGAGTTCCGCCGCAGCGGTATAGAGCCGCCGATTGGCCCAGCGATTGTAGTCGGCAAACATCCGGTAGTGGTCGTGCATCGGTGATCTCCGTGGTTCGCGGCAGCCTACAGCGGCGTGCGTCTTTTCAGACGCACAAAGGTCGCTGTAGCACTTTGAATTGCTGCATGTTTTTATCCTTAAATCGGCTCCGATTTAAGGAAACGTGCAGTAGCGCGGATTAGCATTCCGGTGTCGAATGCCACTCATGAAATTTACTGATTTGATCTACCGGCCTCTCTGCCGTCGAATGGGTGTCGGAACATCAAATCAGGAGATCGCATGCCCCGTAAGCTTTATACTCTGTGTGGGACCGACAAGGCCCGCCCGTTTTCGCCACATGTCTGGAAGACGAAGCTCTCGCTTGCCCATAAGGGACTTGCCTTCGACATTGCTCCCGTCGGCTTCACCGAAATCCCGAAGTTGGAGGAGGGGGCAACGAAAATCGTGCCGCTGCTGCGCGACGGTGAAAAACTGGTCAAGGACAGCTTTGAGATCGCGCTCTATCTCGAGCAAGCCTATCCCGAACGTGCAACGCTCTTCGGCGGCGAGGGCGGCAAGGCCATGGCCCGGTTCGTCGAGGGATGGTCGCAGATGACGCTGCACCCGGTGATTGGGCGCATCGCGATCATGGATATCCATGACAGCCTCGATCCTGTCGACCAGGCCTATTTCCGCCGGAGCAGAGAGGAACGCTTCGGCCAATCGCTGGAGGAGATTGCCGAGGCAGGACGGTCGGATATCAAAGCTTTTTCGACGAAACTCGAGCCGCTGCGCCACATGCTGAAAGCCCAGCCCTTCCTCGGCGGAGACAGGCCCCTTTTCGCCGACTATATCGTCTTTGGCGCGCTGCAATGGGCACGTATCATCTCGCCACACCGGTTGCTCGCCGCGGGCGACGTCGTCTTCGACTGGTTCGAGCGGTGCCTCGATCTCCACGATGGTCTCGGCCGTTCCGTGACAGCCGCATGAAACCGGCGCTGGAGGCAGCGAATCATCGGCGCTCCCCCTTGTTTTGCTCGGAATTGGCGGCTAATGAACCGCCACTTCAAGAAACAAGGGAATTGAGCCAATGGCGATTGAACGTACTTTCTCGATGATCAAGCCGGATGCTACGAAGCGCAACCTCACCGGCGCCATCACCAAGATGCTCGAAGATGCCGGCCTGCGCGTCGTCGCCTCGAAGCGCGTCTGGATGAGCCGCCGCGAAGCCGAAGGCTTCTACGCGGTTCACAAGGAACGTCCGTTCTTCGGCGAACTGGTCGAGTTCATGTCTTCCGGCCCGACCGTGGTTCAGGTCCTCGAAGGCGAGAACGCCATTGCCAAGAACCGCGAAGTCATGGGCGCCACCAATCCGGCCAACGCTGCCGACGGTACGATCCGCAAGGTTCATGCGCTTTCGATCGGCGAAAACTCGGTTCACGGTTCCGATGGTCCGGAAACGGCGGCGGAAGAAATCGCCTATTGGTTCGCCGGCACCGAAATCGTCGGCTGATTCACATTCTTCGTTTCGGCTCGTAATACGCTGAAAACACTCTTGAAACCGGGGCGGAAACGTCCCGGTTTTATGTTGGGCAGCTTGCCGTCTCGAAGCGCTCCGGCGCCTTGCCGTCGTGGAATACAGCGGGGTTCTTGTCATAACCCGGCCCTTCGACGAGCGGTTTCGCCGGCATCACGTCCTGATCTATGTCGGAGATCACCGTCGTTTCCAGTTTCTGCAGCGTTGCCCCATCCGGTCCCTTGACTTCGATTGTCACCGCGTATGGCGTCTCCTTCTTGACACAAGTAATATCCGGGCTTTCCAGCACCACCTTTTCAAGCTTTGGAAAGAGTTTGCGCGTGAGCGTCAGCGGCTCGCCGCCGGCGGGATTCTCGAAGCGGGCGACGACGACACTGCCGTCCGGGACCGGCTCCGTCTTGTTGAGGGTGACCATGTAGGTGGCGTAGGCCAGCCGGTAGTTGAACACGAACATCTTGCCGGTCAGCTTCAGCGGATCGGGCCCGGTCTCGCGTTGGCATCCGGCAAGCCCGGCTGCGGCGATGAGGACAACGGCGGCGAGCATCTTCATGCTCTCATTTCCTCTTTGTTGCGGCGATAGTGGCGTCTCGCCTTCGTACGATTGCCGCAAACGGCCATGTCGCACCAGGTTCGGCTCCGGTTGCGGCTGCGGTCGAGAAACAGCCACTCGCAATTGGGGCATATCTTCAGCCGATCTGGTTCCGGATCGGCTGCGAGGCTGAGCGCCGAATGCGCAGCGGCCGCGTCGAGTGTGATGTATTCGCCTTTGTACGGCGGCTGGCGCAGGATCGTCGCAATCGCCTCAAGCAGATCCGCCAGCAAATCGGGCCGGTTTTCGGCCCGGCCACGGGCTCGAAAATATTGGTCCGTCGCCTCCCGCAAACCTATGAGCAATCCGCGGTTTTCGGGGCGCGCCGGAACAAGCATGCCGAAGCGCTGCCTTTCCGCGCCGTGACGATTGGCGGCCTCGGCAAAGGAAACCATCGCTACGGCATCGGCGAAACGATCGATCCGGCGCTCCGGATCAAAGCGCAGCACGACTGAATTTGCGACGTCCAGTGCCAAGGCGCCGCCCGAGAATCTATGCGCGGTCCAAGTGAAGCTCATGTGAAAATCCTAACTAGCAAAACCGAGTTTACCAGTTATATTGATTCTGTCACTAGAGCCGCATTGAGGAAAGTGAAAAGCGTTTTCCCGCCCACGTCCCTCGCATGTTGAATTCCATAAGGGCTATGATCTCGGATTGCTTCGATCCGGATCGCCGCGATCTAACGGATGTGCCATGGCCTATTTTCTTCAGCAGATCGCCAACGCCGTGCCCGTCGCCGCACTCTACGCGGCGCTGGCCTTCGGCTATGCGCTCGCCTTTGCCGTCACGCGCCGGGCCGATCTGACCTATGGTGCACTCTTTGCATTTGCCGGTCAGATGTTCGTGCTTTTCGCGGATTTTGGCTGGAGCCGGTTTTGGCTGGTGTTGCCGGCCGCCCTCGGCCTGGGAGCGGCGGCGGCATTCACATTCGGGCTGGGAGCGGGGCTGGTCGCCGGGCGCTACATCATGCGGCCGCTTGCTTTCTCCTCGGCGAACGCGGTGATTGTTGCCTCTCTCGGCACTCTGCTGGTGCTCATGGAAACGGCTCGCCTTGCTTCGGATACGCGAAGCCTGTGGTTGCCGCCCTTTTTGAACGACGTCATCATCTTGTGGCCGGGCTCGGGATTTCCCGTGACGCTGACGGTCATTCAACTGCTGAACACTGTTCTGATGGCCGCTCTGGTTGCCGGCGGGCACTGGCTGCTGACCCATTCTTATTTCGGGCGTTATTGGCGCGCCGTCTCGGAGGATCGAGAGGCAGCGGCGCTTTGCGGCGTCGACCCGGCGACCGTCTACATCGTTGCCTACGGGGTCGCGTCGCTGATTGCCACCTTCTGCGGAGTTCTTGCCGCCTCCTACTATGGCAATATGGACTTCGGCACCGGCCTGACCTTTGGCGTCAAGGTCTTGTTTATCGCGGCGATCGGTGGCCAGACAGCGCCGCTGTTTGCCGCCCTTGGAGCCGCCGGTATCGGCCTCCTCGAAACACTATGGGGAGCCTACGGACCGATCCTCTGGCGCGATTTCGCGATCTTTGGTTTCCTGGTCATCGTATTGGTGGTGACCCGCCGCGAAAAGTTTATTCCCTGATCCGTATTACCGCGTCCAGCGGTCCCGTGCCGTGTCGTCGGCGTCCTTGGCGCTGACCCATTCGCCGACGCTGCCGTCGATGCGATGTTCCTTCTTCCAGAAGGGCGCCGACGTCTTCAAGAAATCCATGATGAGATTTGCGCCGTCGAAAGCCGCCTGCCGGTGCGGTGAGGCGGTTACTACCAGCACGATGTTTTCGCCGGGTCTGATTTTGCCGAAGCGGTGAATGGCCGTTGCAGCCTGCAGACCGAAACGCGCCACGGCTTCGTGGCAGATGCGTTTGATCTCGGCCTCCGCCATGCCGGGATAATGCTCGAGCTCGAGCGCGCCGAGCGTCCCCGCTTCATCCCGGCAGAGCCCGGAAAATGTGACCACGGCACCAATGTCCGACCGGCCGCGTGAGAGCGAGGAAATTTCGGCGGCGATGTCGAAGTCCTCGCGCTGGACGCGCACTGTGACGGCGGCGGCCATCGTTTCAGCCGCCCGTCATCGGCGGAAACAGGGCGATCTCGCGGGCGCCTGCGATCGGTTCGCCGTGATCGACGTGTTCCTGGTTTATCGCCGCGCGGATGACGCTCTGGTGTTCGAGCGCCGTCTGATATTCCTCGCCCCGCGTTTTCAGATGCGCGAGCAGATCGGCAATCGTGACGACATCCGCCGGCAGTTCCAGAGTTTCTTCACCCTTGCCGATGCGCTCCCGTACCCAGGAGAAATAGACGAGATTTACCGTGCTCATTCGTTGACCACATGTTTCAGCCCGGCGCGGAAATAATCATAGCCGGTATAAAGCGTGATGGCCGCTGCGATCCACAAGAGCAGGATACCCGCTTCTGTCGTATAGGGAACGATCTTGTCGCCAGCCGGACCGGCAAGCAGAAACGCGATCGCCACCATCTGGATGGTCGTCTTCCACTTGGCGATTCGTGTCACCGGTACGCTGACCTTGAGCGCTGCGAGATATTCCCGCAGGCCGGACACGAGAATTTCGCGGCAGAGAATGATGATCGCTGCCCAGATCGACCAGCCGGCAATCGTCCCGTCAGCCGCGACAAGCAGCAGGATCGAAGCAACGAGTAGCTTGTCGGCGATCGGGTCGAGCATTCGGCCAATATTGGAAGTCTGCTTCCAGATGCGGGCGAGATAACCGTCAAAGAAGTCGGTGATCGAGGCCGCCACGAACAAGACGAGGGCGGTCCAGCGTGCGAAGTCCGAACTGTGCAAGCGGCCCTCGACGAAGAAGCAGAGCACGATCAGCGGCACGATCAGGATACGGAAATAGGTCAGCAGATTCGGGACACTATAGGCGATGGGCGTTGGCATGGACTCGGTTTCTCTGGACACGACAATACCTCATTTCCCGCAATCCGGGGGCATCGGTGCAATCGATTCTAATCAAAGTGGAGCGGGATGCGGCGGACAACCGCTGCTCCTCTTCCGCATCCTGCTCAAATCAGAGCAGCGAGCGAAAAGCGAAAGCTGCCTTTCCCATCCTCTCCGGGTTTCACCTGTACAGAATGACTTTGCGACCATTAGGTCAACAGGTCATTGCGCGACGGTTGTCATATATGGTGGAATTCACCTGAACGCAGGCTGAATTGCGGCGCTCGCGTCATCATTTGGCGGCGTCCTCATGAAAATGTTCGTAGACGAGGCGCGCCACTGTTTCCGAGATGCCGTTCACTGCCATCAGATCGTTGACACCCGCGCGCGAGACCGCCTTGGCCGTTCCGAAATGCGTGAGCAGAGCGCGTTTGCGTGTCGGACCGATTCCGGAGATCTCGTCGAGCGGGTTCTTGACCATCTCTTTCTTCCGCCGGGCCCGGTGCGAGCCGATCGCGAAGCGGTGGGCTTCGTCCCGCAGTCTCTGAACGAAATAGAGCACCGGGTCTCGCGGCGGCAGGGTAAAGCTTTCCCGGCCTTCGATGAAGAAGCGTTCGCGGCCGGCTTCTCGATCGACTCCCTTGGCGACGCCGATCGCGGTCAGGCAGTCCTCGACATCGAGCTCCTTGAGAATGGCACGAACTGCCGTCATCTGCCCCTGGCCGCCGTCGATCAGGATGACGTCGGGCCAGGCCGGGAAGCCGGCGTCCTCGCTCGGTTCGGCGCCGCGGTTCGGCTTGCCTTCCTCCTTCAGCAGCCGCGAGAAGCGCCGCGTCATCACCTCGCGCATCATGCCGAAATCATCGCCTGGCGTGATGTCGGTCGATTTGATGTTGAACTTGCGATACTGGCCTTTGACGAAGCCCTCAGGCCCGGCCACGACCATGCCGCCGACCGCATTGGTGCCCATGATATGCGAGTTGTCGTAGATCTCGATCCGGCGCGGCACGCAGGCGAGCTTGAACGTCTCGGCGAAGCCTTCGAGCAGGCGCGCCTGCGATGCGGTCTCCGCCAGCTTCCGGCCATGCGCCTCGCGTGCATTTGCGAGCGCATGATCGACGAGATCCCGCTTCTCGCCGCGCTGCGGCACCTGGATCGACACCCTATAGCCGGATTTCTCGCTGAGCGCCTGACCGAGCAGTTCCTGCTCCTCGACGGGTTCGCAGAGCAGGATTTGCCGGGGACACGGCTTGTCGTCATAAAACTGAGCGAGAAACGCGCTGAGTACTTCGGCGGCAGGAAGCGAAGGATCGGCCTTGGGGAAATAGGCGCGGTTGCCCCAGTTCTGTCCCGTCCGGAAGAAAAACACCTGGATGCAGGAGATGCCGCCTTCGTGGTGGATCGCGAAGACATCCGCCTCCTCGACACCGGCCGGGTTGATGCCTTGATAGCTCTGGACATGGCTGAGCGCTGCCAGACGATCGCGGTAAAGCGCCGCGCGCTCGAAATCGAGGTTCTCCGAGGCATCTGCCATGGCGGAGGCGATAGTCGCCTTCACCGCTTGGCTCTTGCCGGAGAGAAAATCCTTTGCCTCATGGACCAGTTCCGCGTAGTCGGCATCACTGATCTCGCCGGTGCAGGGCGCCGAACAGCGTTTGATCTGATAGAGCAGGCAGGGGCGCGTGCGCGTCTCGAAGACGCTATCCGTACAGGTCCTGAGAAGAAAAGCCCGTTGCAGCGAATTGATCGTTCGTCCGACGGCCCCGGCAGACGCGAACGGGCCGAAATAGTCGCCCTTGCGGCTGCGTGCCCCACGATGCTTGTAGAGGGCGGGGGCGCGAGTATCGCCGGTAACAACAATGTAAGGAAACGACTTGTCGTCGCGCAGCAGCACGTTGAAGCGCGGACGCAGGCGCTTGATGAGGTTCGCTTCTAGCAGCAGCGCCTCGATTTCGGTCCGCGTCGTCACGAATTCCATGTTCGCGGTCTCGCGAACCATTCGCGCGATGCGATTTGAGTGCCCGCGTCCCTGAGCGTAGTTGCTGACGCGTTTCTTGAGGCTGCGGGCTTTGCCGACGTAGAGCACATCGCCGGCATCATTGAACATCCGATAGACGCCGGGCCCGTTCGGCAGGAGCTTGACGAAGGCCTGGATCAGTTCGGCGCCCTTGAGGTCCTCCGTCTTCGGTCGGCTTTCCGCCCACTCTATAGCCGGCGCGGGCCGTGCGTCTTCGGCCACGTCGAGCAGATCGTCTTCGTCGTCCGTTTCGGTGCCGTCATAAAGGATGCCGCCATCCGTGGGCGTCTGCCCGTTCATTCCACTATCTCCCGAATATCCGGCGTCTCCCAGGCAAGATGTTGGCCGCCGTCGAGCGCGATCATCTGTCCGGTAACCGACGGCGTGTCGAAAAGGAAGCGGATCGCGCGTCCGAACTCATCGAGCGCCGGTCCGCGCCGGAGGATCAGCGCTTCGACCTGGGCCTGGAAATCGCGCGGATCTTGCCTTTCGTTCGGCAGTGTCGGCCCCGGTCCGATGGCGTTGACCCGAATGTCGGGCGCTAGCGCTTGCGCCATCGTTTGAGTTGCCGTCCAAAGCGCCGACTTGGATAGCATATAGGAATAAAAGCGTGGATTTGGAGACCAGACGCGCTGATCGATGACGTTGACGATGAGACCGGCGACGTTGTCCGGACGCTGCCGCGCGAAATCGCGGGCAAGCAGGGAGGGCGCTTTGACATGCAAGGCGAAATGCCGCTCCCAAACGTCTTCGTCGAATTGATCCAGACTGTCGTTCTTGAAGACGGAAGCATTATTGACGAGGAGGTCGAGCGGACCGAGCAAAGCCGTTGTCTCCGCAATGAGCGTGGACGCGGCAGCCGAATCGGTGAGATCTGCCTTTAGCGCAACGGCCTTGGCACCGCCCGCGTTGAGCTTCGCTGCCAGCGCCTCGGCCTCGTCGAACGAGCCGTTCGCATGAATGGCGATCGCGAAGCCGTGCGTCGCCAGATCCTCAACTATCGCCTTGCCGATGCGTCGAGCGCCGCCGGTTACAAGCGCCGCTTTTGGTGTCTTTTTCAATGTTTGGTTCCGTCCTCGAATCCTCGCTCTGGCTGGACGAAGATATAGGCGAGAACCCGTGGGCTGAAACTCTCCCGTGACGATTCATTTCGAAAAAATTAATACCAGCGGTGTAATTTTCGTTATTTTGAACGGTTATAGTATAGCTTTGGTTAATCTTGAATTATGGTTAATAAAGTCTCTGTGTTGTGAAAGCAACACCAAATTTCGACCATGTTCGCGCCATCAAAATTTCACATTTTAGCTCTTGAGAATCCGCAATTTCTAGCCAATTTCCAGTCAACCGGGCGGGTTAATTACAGATGTCCGGTGTTTCACTAAGGCGCAATTGCTTAGGAACACCGGTTCGCAAAGGAGAATAGTATGCGTACGCTCACCACCACTCTCATGGCTTCCGCCATGGCCCTTGTTGCCTTCCAGGCCGCCCACGCCGCTGACGTCGTCGACGA is a genomic window of Sinorhizobium numidicum containing:
- a CDS encoding SDR family oxidoreductase produces the protein MKKTPKAALVTGGARRIGKAIVEDLATHGFAIAIHANGSFDEAEALAAKLNAGGAKAVALKADLTDSAAASTLIAETTALLGPLDLLVNNASVFKNDSLDQFDEDVWERHFALHVKAPSLLARDFARQRPDNVAGLIVNVIDQRVWSPNPRFYSYMLSKSALWTATQTMAQALAPDIRVNAIGPGPTLPNERQDPRDFQAQVEALILRRGPALDEFGRAIRFLFDTPSVTGQMIALDGGQHLAWETPDIREIVE